One Polaribacter sp. KT25b DNA segment encodes these proteins:
- a CDS encoding aspartate kinase has product MKIFKFGGASVKDAEGVKNVASIIKNEGAKDTLVVISAMGKITNAFEEVVDAYYNKSEELPSKLSFIEEYHKNIMSSLFDKEDEVYRDVDILFGELGWFLARNSSQRYNYVYDQIICFGELLSTRIVSGYLSKIGTENTWFDVRNYIKTDSNYRDAKVDWKLTEAIITKKVDTNKINITQGFVAANDTENTTTLGREGSDYTAGIFAYCLNAESVTIWKDVEGVLNADPRAFSDTTLLEQISYEEAIEMAFYGASVIHPKTLQPIQKKEIPLLVRSFLNPKKAGTKVSKGTTLVPHIPCFIVKKNQILISISALDFSFMVENNISYIFQQLHEYQLKVNLIQNSAISFSVCIDDKFNKFDEFYNELKAQFRIDVQKEVDLFTVRHFDAKAIAVIEEKGASLLTQINKETSQIVVKTN; this is encoded by the coding sequence ATGAAAATTTTTAAGTTTGGTGGTGCATCTGTAAAAGATGCAGAAGGGGTAAAAAATGTTGCTTCAATCATTAAAAATGAAGGAGCAAAAGATACTTTAGTAGTAATTTCTGCAATGGGCAAAATTACAAATGCTTTTGAAGAAGTTGTAGATGCTTACTATAACAAATCAGAAGAATTACCAAGTAAATTAAGTTTTATAGAAGAATATCATAAAAATATTATGAGTTCTCTGTTTGATAAAGAAGATGAAGTTTACAGAGATGTTGATATTCTTTTTGGCGAATTAGGTTGGTTTTTGGCTAGAAATTCATCACAAAGATATAATTATGTATACGACCAAATTATTTGTTTTGGCGAGTTGTTATCAACCAGAATTGTAAGTGGATATTTATCTAAAATAGGCACAGAAAATACTTGGTTTGATGTGCGTAATTATATAAAAACCGATAGTAATTATAGAGACGCAAAAGTAGATTGGAAACTTACAGAAGCTATTATTACCAAAAAAGTTGATACTAATAAAATTAACATTACGCAAGGTTTTGTTGCAGCAAACGATACAGAAAATACTACAACTTTAGGTAGAGAAGGTTCAGATTATACAGCAGGAATTTTTGCATATTGCTTAAATGCCGAAAGCGTTACAATTTGGAAAGATGTAGAAGGTGTTTTAAATGCAGATCCAAGGGCTTTTTCTGATACTACTTTGTTAGAACAAATTTCTTATGAAGAAGCAATAGAAATGGCTTTTTATGGTGCATCTGTAATTCATCCAAAAACATTACAACCAATTCAGAAAAAGGAAATTCCTTTGTTAGTTCGTTCTTTTTTAAATCCTAAAAAAGCAGGAACAAAAGTATCTAAAGGAACTACTTTAGTACCTCATATACCTTGTTTTATTGTAAAGAAAAATCAGATTTTAATATCGATTTCTGCATTAGATTTTTCTTTTATGGTAGAGAATAATATTAGTTATATTTTTCAACAATTACACGAATATCAACTAAAAGTAAATTTAATTCAGAATTCAGCCATTAGCTTTTCTGTTTGTATAGATGATAAATTTAATAAGTTTGATGAATTTTATAATGAGCTAAAAGCGCAGTTTAGAATTGATGTTCAAAAAGAAGTAGATTTATTTACTGTACGTCATTTTGATGCAAAAGCTATAGCTGTAATTGAAGAAAAAGGAGCTTCTTTGCTAACGCAAATTAATAAAGAAACGTCTCAAATTGTTGTGAAAACGAATTAA
- a CDS encoding GNAT family N-acetyltransferase, with translation MGFIIRQGEEKDAQSVLNLITELAVFEKEPDAVEITVDDLLKDGFSDSPKFKLFVAEEDNVVIGIALFYERYSTWKGKTIHLEDLMVTESKRKIGAGKALYTAVLKYAFENNFKRVAWEVIDWNTNAVNFYKSTGATYLNDWSVVQMDKENLEKYIQNN, from the coding sequence ATGGGTTTTATAATTAGACAAGGAGAAGAAAAAGACGCACAATCTGTATTAAATTTAATTACAGAATTGGCTGTTTTTGAAAAAGAACCAGATGCTGTAGAAATAACTGTAGACGATTTGTTAAAAGACGGTTTTTCTGATTCTCCAAAATTTAAACTTTTTGTAGCAGAAGAAGATAATGTTGTTATCGGAATTGCGTTATTTTACGAAAGATATTCTACTTGGAAAGGAAAAACAATTCATTTAGAAGATTTAATGGTAACAGAAAGTAAAAGAAAAATTGGTGCAGGAAAAGCTTTGTACACTGCTGTTTTAAAATATGCTTTTGAAAACAATTTTAAAAGAGTTGCTTGGGAAGTAATTGATTGGAATACAAATGCCGTTAATTTTTATAAAAGTACAGGAGCTACTTATTTAAACGATTGGTCTGTGGTACAAATGGACAAAGAAAATTTAGAAAAATATATTCAAAATAATTAA
- a CDS encoding phage holin family protein, with product MKTFLKILLTALAVVVLAKILPGVTVLSYTTAIIVAIVIALLNMFVRPLLVFFTLPATIVTLGLFLFVINAVIILLADKLVDGFEVPGFFTALLFSILLSFFRTILFSLLKENKQTNY from the coding sequence ATGAAAACCTTTTTAAAAATATTATTAACAGCTCTAGCAGTTGTAGTTTTAGCTAAAATTTTACCAGGAGTTACGGTATTAAGTTACACAACAGCAATAATTGTAGCTATTGTAATTGCGCTATTAAACATGTTTGTAAGGCCACTTTTAGTGTTTTTTACTTTGCCTGCAACAATTGTAACTTTAGGATTATTTCTCTTTGTAATAAACGCAGTAATTATTTTATTAGCAGATAAATTAGTAGATGGTTTTGAGGTTCCAGGATTTTTTACCGCTTTGCTATTTAGTATTCTACTTTCGTTTTTTAGAACTATTTTATTTTCGCTTTTAAAAGAAAACAAACAAACTAATTATTAA
- a CDS encoding lysophospholipid acyltransferase family protein encodes MALVTSKEIAQVIGLKKFGFLGTFIGWILLKILRISAINRIYDKNKNKSDLDFLNGVLDDFKIKFEIPEEDLKRIPKGGAFITISNHPLGGIDGILLLKLLMEKRADYKIIANFLLHKIEPLKPYVMPVNPFEDRKDAKSSLAGVKKALLHLREGNPLGLFPAGEVSTYKDGKLNVDKPWEEGAIKLIKKANVPVIPIYFHAKNSTLFYFLAKISDTLRTAKLPSELMSQRGKIIKVRIGKPISVKDQNEFKDITSFYEFIRKKTYMLANPFEKAHKLISTQNIKIPKKPAKKITTQRNSELFVKEINALREADGRLLESKNYEVFFANAKEIPNLLHEIGRLREITFREVGEGTNKSIDLDKYDKYYYHMFLWDREANCLAGAYRMGLGKEIFKKYGINGFYIQTLFRIEPELHQMMSNTIEMGRAFIIAEYQQKPMPLFLLWKGIVHVTLRYPEYKYLMGGVSISNQFSDFSKSLMIEFMKSHYYDPYIAQYIYPKKEYKVKLKDADKDFVFDSTKADMQKFDKIIDEIEPGALRIPVLIKKYVKQNARLVAFNVDPKFNNAVDGLMYIKVADIPDSTVKPVMEEFQAELERKAVEDLLSKNK; translated from the coding sequence ATGGCATTAGTAACATCTAAAGAAATTGCACAAGTAATAGGCTTAAAGAAATTTGGTTTTCTTGGTACTTTTATTGGTTGGATTTTATTAAAGATACTTCGCATTTCTGCGATTAATAGAATCTATGATAAAAATAAAAATAAGTCTGATTTAGATTTTTTAAACGGAGTTTTAGACGATTTTAAAATAAAATTTGAAATTCCAGAAGAAGATTTAAAAAGAATTCCAAAAGGTGGTGCTTTTATTACTATTTCTAATCATCCTTTAGGAGGAATAGATGGTATTTTATTGTTAAAACTGCTCATGGAAAAAAGAGCAGATTATAAAATTATAGCCAATTTTTTATTACATAAAATAGAGCCTCTAAAGCCTTATGTAATGCCTGTAAACCCTTTTGAAGATAGAAAGGATGCAAAATCTAGCCTTGCAGGTGTAAAAAAAGCACTGTTGCATTTAAGAGAAGGAAATCCTTTAGGTCTTTTTCCTGCAGGAGAAGTTTCTACATATAAAGATGGTAAGTTAAATGTAGATAAACCTTGGGAAGAAGGAGCTATTAAGTTGATTAAAAAAGCAAATGTTCCTGTAATTCCTATTTATTTTCATGCAAAAAATAGTACGCTTTTTTATTTTTTAGCAAAAATTTCTGATACTTTAAGAACAGCAAAATTACCATCGGAGTTAATGTCTCAAAGAGGTAAAATTATAAAAGTAAGAATCGGAAAACCAATTTCTGTAAAAGATCAAAATGAGTTTAAAGATATTACGTCTTTCTATGAGTTTATCAGAAAGAAAACTTACATGTTGGCAAATCCTTTTGAGAAAGCACATAAATTAATTTCTACTCAGAATATAAAAATACCGAAGAAACCTGCTAAAAAAATAACCACTCAAAGAAATTCAGAATTATTTGTTAAAGAGATAAATGCTTTAAGAGAAGCAGATGGACGTTTATTAGAAAGTAAAAATTACGAGGTGTTTTTTGCAAACGCCAAAGAGATTCCTAATTTATTACATGAAATTGGTAGATTGCGTGAAATTACTTTTAGAGAGGTTGGTGAAGGAACAAACAAATCTATCGATTTAGATAAATATGACAAGTATTATTATCACATGTTTTTATGGGATAGAGAAGCAAACTGTTTAGCAGGAGCTTACAGAATGGGACTTGGGAAAGAAATTTTTAAAAAATACGGAATCAACGGATTTTATATTCAAACCTTATTTAGGATAGAACCAGAATTGCATCAAATGATGAGCAATACCATAGAAATGGGACGTGCTTTTATTATTGCAGAATATCAGCAAAAACCAATGCCTTTATTTTTACTTTGGAAAGGAATTGTGCATGTTACATTGCGTTATCCAGAATATAAATACTTAATGGGTGGCGTTTCTATTAGTAATCAATTTTCTGATTTTTCTAAATCGTTAATGATTGAGTTTATGAAATCTCATTATTACGATCCATATATTGCACAATATATTTATCCGAAGAAAGAATACAAAGTAAAATTAAAAGATGCAGATAAAGATTTTGTGTTTGATTCTACAAAGGCAGACATGCAAAAGTTTGATAAAATTATTGATGAAATTGAACCTGGAGCATTAAGAATTCCGGTTCTAATTAAAAAGTATGTAAAGCAAAATGCACGTTTAGTTGCTTTTAATGTTGACCCTAAATTTAACAATGCTGTTGATGGATTAATGTATATTAAAGTTGCAGACATTCCTGATAGTACTGTAAAACCAGTAATGGAAGAATTTCAAGCAGAGTTAGAACGTAAAGCTGTAGAAGACCTTCTTAGCAAGAATAAGTAA
- a CDS encoding L-threonylcarbamoyladenylate synthase: protein MSIISKDIQKAIALLSNEELVAIPTETVYGLAGNIFSEKAIKSIFETKKRPFFNPLIVHLSSVDELETIVSEVPEKARILANAFWPGSLTLVLKKQKNIPNIITAGKDTVAVRVPNHPVTLELLRKLPFPLAAPSANPFNQISPTKPEHVERYFKNELKLVLDGGSCKNGIESTIIGFENGEPIIYRLGALALEDIEAVVGKVAVKNKKEENPDAPGMLDKHYSPSTFTVLTSDITSEIKKYPTKKIGVLAYNSSFTSDEIFTEIILSKTSNLHEAASKLYDSLHELDHLNLDIIIAEKLPEIGLGKSMNDRLQRAAFNN, encoded by the coding sequence ATGAGCATTATTTCTAAAGACATACAAAAAGCAATTGCGCTTTTATCAAACGAAGAATTGGTTGCAATACCTACAGAAACTGTATATGGTTTAGCCGGAAATATCTTTAGCGAAAAAGCGATTAAGAGTATTTTCGAGACTAAAAAACGACCTTTTTTTAATCCGTTAATTGTACATCTTTCTTCTGTTGATGAATTAGAAACGATTGTTTCTGAAGTGCCTGAAAAAGCAAGAATCTTAGCAAATGCATTTTGGCCAGGTTCTTTAACTTTAGTCTTAAAAAAACAAAAAAATATTCCAAATATAATTACTGCTGGTAAAGATACGGTTGCTGTTCGTGTGCCAAATCATCCTGTAACTTTAGAACTTTTACGAAAATTACCTTTTCCTTTAGCTGCGCCAAGTGCAAATCCTTTTAATCAAATTAGCCCAACAAAACCAGAGCATGTAGAACGTTATTTTAAAAACGAACTGAAACTAGTTTTAGACGGCGGTTCTTGTAAAAATGGCATTGAATCTACCATTATAGGTTTTGAAAATGGCGAACCAATTATTTACAGACTAGGCGCTTTGGCACTTGAAGATATTGAAGCTGTTGTTGGTAAAGTTGCCGTAAAAAATAAAAAGGAAGAAAATCCTGATGCTCCAGGAATGTTAGACAAGCATTATTCGCCATCAACTTTTACAGTTTTAACTTCGGATATTACATCAGAAATTAAAAAATATCCAACTAAAAAAATTGGAGTTTTAGCATATAATTCCTCTTTTACATCTGATGAAATTTTTACTGAAATTATTTTATCTAAAACTAGTAATTTACATGAAGCAGCATCAAAATTATATGACTCTCTACACGAATTAGATCATTTAAATTTAGACATTATTATTGCCGAAAAACTACCAGAAATAGGTTTAGGAAAATCTATGAATGATCGTTTACAAAGAGCTGCTTTTAATAATTAG